A part of Methanohalobium evestigatum Z-7303 genomic DNA contains:
- a CDS encoding homocitrate synthase/isopropylmalate synthase family protein: protein MKVYSDYDDLPKIKLPHNQEVFISDSTIRDGSQMPGIVMKPSHKLQIYEYLHEIGIEKLETFVFNERDRKAVYEMFDRGYEKPEITGWARSSEKDIDMVLDVDGIEETGLLMSVSDSHIFDKMGLPSREAAEEKYLNAIQYAVDHGLRTRVHIEDMTRADNYNFVYPMIEKILEIDPETTVRVCDTLGYGVPFPDVDEPYGLPSMINHLKNELGAINIETHIHDDFGLSLANSLAGYWYGANWSSLTFLGVGERAGNAEMEKLLLFLSQRVEGFEKYNLEPIADIANFIEKELDIRIPKNKAVVGKNIFAHESGIHSSGVIKNPFTYEPFKPETVGREREILVGESSGVGVLRHKVQEVLNELMDVNTEIDKNDPRLKKIQSEIQSLYDNEQRQSCISDEEIRSYVQKYFLYEPLVKNKPSKKEYYKENDENRGY, encoded by the coding sequence GTGAAAGTCTACAGTGATTATGATGACTTGCCCAAAATAAAGCTTCCACATAATCAGGAAGTTTTTATCAGTGACAGTACCATCCGTGATGGTTCTCAGATGCCTGGAATTGTAATGAAACCAAGCCATAAACTACAGATTTATGAATACCTTCATGAAATTGGAATTGAAAAGCTGGAAACCTTTGTTTTCAATGAAAGAGACCGTAAAGCTGTATATGAAATGTTTGACAGGGGATATGAAAAACCCGAAATCACAGGGTGGGCAAGGTCATCAGAAAAAGATATAGATATGGTTCTGGATGTTGACGGTATTGAAGAAACTGGTTTGTTGATGTCTGTTTCAGATTCTCACATATTTGATAAAATGGGGTTGCCCAGCAGAGAAGCTGCAGAAGAAAAATATCTTAATGCAATCCAGTATGCAGTTGATCATGGATTACGTACAAGGGTCCATATTGAAGATATGACGCGTGCTGATAATTATAATTTTGTCTACCCCATGATAGAAAAGATTCTGGAAATAGACCCTGAAACTACTGTAAGAGTATGTGATACACTTGGTTATGGAGTACCGTTTCCTGATGTGGATGAGCCGTACGGACTACCTTCTATGATAAACCATCTGAAAAATGAACTGGGTGCAATTAATATAGAGACACATATACATGATGATTTTGGGCTTTCACTTGCCAATTCACTGGCAGGATATTGGTATGGAGCTAACTGGTCCAGTCTTACATTTCTGGGTGTAGGAGAACGTGCAGGTAATGCTGAAATGGAAAAACTACTTTTGTTCCTATCCCAGCGTGTAGAAGGTTTTGAAAAATACAATCTTGAACCTATAGCAGATATCGCCAACTTCATAGAAAAAGAGTTGGATATAAGAATCCCCAAGAACAAGGCGGTTGTTGGTAAAAATATATTTGCTCATGAATCAGGAATTCATTCTTCAGGTGTAATCAAAAACCCGTTTACCTATGAGCCCTTTAAACCTGAAACTGTAGGCAGGGAGAGGGAAATCCTTGTAGGTGAGTCGTCAGGTGTCGGTGTTCTCAGGCACAAGGTGCAGGAAGTTTTGAACGAACTGATGGATGTTAATACTGAGATTGATAAAAATGACCCACGTTTGAAAAAGATTCAATCTGAAATCCAGTCACTTTATGATAATGAACAGAGACAGTCGTGTATTTCAGATGAAGAAATACGGTCTTATGTCCAGAAGTATTTTCTGTACGAACCACTGGTGAAAAACAAGCCCTCTAAAAAAGAATATTATAAGGAAAACGATGAAAATCGCGGTTATTAA
- a CDS encoding amino acid-binding protein: MWRPIIEKFKNHPAQEKVLRILFERGFQVDNEKKVKSGKIEIPHTQLAREANVDRRVIDATTDTILKDEMLKEIFQNITSIPFLRDVAPSLELGVIIITPEDAASTGILAEVATVIANHDISIRQAVSDDPYFKDEPKLTIITDSKVPGYLVDEILKLCTVKGVSIY, from the coding sequence ATGTGGAGACCCATAATTGAAAAATTCAAAAATCATCCTGCACAAGAAAAAGTTTTAAGAATTCTTTTTGAAAGGGGATTCCAGGTAGATAATGAGAAAAAGGTCAAATCCGGAAAAATAGAAATACCTCATACCCAGCTTGCAAGAGAAGCCAATGTTGACAGACGGGTAATCGATGCTACAACTGATACAATATTAAAAGACGAAATGCTTAAAGAGATTTTTCAAAATATTACATCTATTCCATTTTTAAGGGACGTTGCTCCTTCACTGGAACTGGGCGTAATCATAATCACACCCGAGGACGCTGCAAGTACCGGTATACTTGCTGAAGTTGCTACTGTGATTGCAAACCATGATATAAGTATAAGGCAAGCAGTTTCAGATGACCCTTATTTTAAGGATGAGCCAAAACTTACCATTATAACAGATTCAAAAGTACCGGGATACCTTGTTGATGAAATTTTGAAACTGTGTACAGTTAAAGGAGTAAGTATATATTAA
- a CDS encoding type II toxin-antitoxin system HicB family antitoxin: MQTNSKIQLPVTVHEENNGYLVKCPFFKDCEVRAETLDKALENIRDAIKTCIRDGNDYRIQKFCTIKKFHFRTVTIDEI; the protein is encoded by the coding sequence ATGCAGACGAATTCAAAAATACAGTTACCTGTTACCGTGCATGAAGAGAACAATGGATACCTTGTAAAATGCCCCTTTTTTAAAGATTGTGAAGTAAGAGCAGAAACTCTTGATAAAGCACTGGAAAATATCAGGGATGCAATAAAGACATGCATCAGAGATGGTAACGATTACAGGATACAAAAATTTTGTACAATTAAAAAGTTTCACTTTCGTACAGTAACAATAGATGAAATATAA
- a CDS encoding DNA polymerase ligase N-terminal domain-containing protein, which translates to MIEEYSKKRDFEKTPEPSPSSRKPDPENPVYVIQKHNASKLHYDLRLEMNGVLKSWAIPKEPSKNPDVKRLAIQTEDHPLEYADFEGEIPEGQYGAGTVEIWDKGTFEPVKTEDEEIIFRLKGNKLEGDYVLIKTKYGKDKNSWLFFKKKND; encoded by the coding sequence ATGATTGAGGAGTACAGCAAAAAAAGAGATTTTGAAAAAACTCCAGAACCTTCACCAAGTAGCAGAAAACCGGACCCAGAAAATCCTGTATATGTAATCCAGAAACATAATGCAAGTAAATTACACTATGACCTTCGCCTTGAAATGAACGGAGTATTAAAAAGCTGGGCGATTCCAAAAGAACCATCGAAAAACCCTGACGTAAAACGTCTTGCTATACAGACTGAAGACCATCCGCTTGAATATGCAGATTTTGAAGGCGAAATTCCCGAAGGACAATACGGTGCAGGAACAGTTGAAATTTGGGATAAAGGAACTTTTGAACCTGTTAAAACCGAGGATGAAGAAATTATATTCAGGTTAAAAGGCAATAAACTGGAAGGTGATTATGTGCTCATAAAAACAAAATACGGAAAGGATAAAAACAGCTGGTTATTTTTCAAAAAGAAAAATGATTAA
- a CDS encoding DUF2284 domain-containing protein translates to MISDKNYKLLEEKAKEQGAKSVRLIPAENIIVENRTTLKCIFGCNGYGSHVCPPFIPTVDEFRKMLDEYDWTLLVDWISENRFSREISENFVKYSVSPPDNEDIKKQHHQNLKTVMKERKERIQPGSLELEKLAWNLGYNTALATFPGMCTWCANSDYSNVCCAGFEGNCHHPTVRRPCLMGLGVRLDKTLEQLGTPLQKFPMENDIPSQYTLILLD, encoded by the coding sequence ATGATATCAGATAAAAATTACAAACTCCTGGAAGAAAAGGCAAAAGAACAGGGAGCAAAAAGTGTCAGATTAATTCCTGCAGAAAATATTATTGTTGAGAACCGTACCACTTTGAAATGTATATTCGGATGTAACGGGTACGGCAGTCACGTCTGTCCCCCTTTTATACCAACAGTCGATGAATTCAGAAAAATGCTGGATGAATATGACTGGACACTCCTTGTGGACTGGATATCTGAAAATAGGTTTTCAAGAGAAATCAGTGAAAACTTTGTAAAATACAGTGTATCTCCTCCTGACAACGAGGACATAAAAAAACAACATCATCAAAACCTTAAAACCGTTATGAAAGAAAGGAAAGAAAGGATACAGCCAGGAAGCCTTGAACTTGAAAAACTTGCATGGAATCTCGGATATAACACCGCCCTTGCTACGTTCCCTGGAATGTGTACATGGTGCGCCAATAGTGACTACTCAAATGTCTGCTGCGCAGGATTTGAAGGAAATTGCCATCACCCTACAGTCCGCAGACCCTGTCTTATGGGACTTGGAGTAAGACTGGATAAAACTCTTGAACAACTGGGTACTCCACTTCAAAAATTCCCTATGGAAAATGACATTCCATCACAGTATACACTGATACTGCTTGATTGA
- a CDS encoding TatD family hydrolase — MNMSVKSIFPITDNHMHIDPRGRGLSAVKDFKNAGGTHIFLVTKPSWTLGVKISKPQDYTAVFDETIDITRQTEDIGVKSFPVLGVHPAEINNLTDNLGMKLDDAVEVMKGGLDLAAQYVRDGYAVGIKTGRPHYPVSDEVWRASNEVMEHGFSLGAEIDCAVQLHTESVGEPELNDITKKAKRSGINLHRVVKHYSPPMVNICENLGIFPGVLSGKESVETAFKEGSRFMMETDYIDDPQRPGAVMGPKTVPKRTLKMAEKYDEDVFWKVHKENPEKVYDVEIKI, encoded by the coding sequence ATGAACATGTCTGTAAAATCCATTTTTCCAATAACCGATAATCATATGCATATCGACCCGAGAGGACGGGGATTGTCTGCAGTAAAGGATTTTAAAAATGCAGGTGGAACTCATATATTCCTTGTTACAAAACCGAGCTGGACACTGGGTGTCAAGATTTCAAAACCTCAGGATTATACTGCTGTTTTTGATGAAACCATTGATATTACACGACAGACAGAAGATATAGGTGTCAAATCGTTTCCAGTTCTGGGTGTTCATCCGGCAGAAATCAACAACCTTACCGATAATCTCGGCATGAAACTGGATGATGCTGTAGAGGTGATGAAAGGCGGACTTGACCTTGCGGCTCAATATGTCAGAGATGGATATGCTGTAGGAATAAAGACGGGTAGACCTCATTATCCCGTATCAGATGAAGTATGGAGGGCATCCAACGAAGTCATGGAACATGGTTTTTCACTGGGTGCAGAAATTGACTGTGCAGTACAGCTTCATACCGAAAGCGTCGGAGAACCCGAACTCAATGACATTACAAAAAAAGCAAAGCGCAGTGGTATCAACCTGCACCGTGTTGTTAAGCATTATTCTCCACCGATGGTAAATATATGTGAAAATCTGGGAATTTTTCCCGGAGTCCTTTCAGGTAAAGAATCGGTTGAAACTGCATTTAAAGAAGGTAGCAGGTTCATGATGGAGACTGATTATATCGATGACCCACAGCGACCCGGTGCAGTAATGGGTCCAAAAACAGTTCCCAAACGTACCTTGAAAATGGCAGAAAAATATGATGAAGATGTATTTTGGAAAGTTCATAAAGAAAACCCTGAAAAAGTTTATGATGTTGAAATTAAAATTTAA
- a CDS encoding isocitrate/isopropylmalate dehydrogenase family protein, translated as MSKKAAVIKGDGVGPELVEAMMKVVNAAKTNVEFVPCEAGARWWEENGGNTLIPDETWNVLENADACFKGPTTTPGGIGTPKSVAVSIRQRYNLYANVRPTKTFPNTNAPLGDVDFVCVREATEGLYFGEEAKITEDAHIAIRKVTRTACRKIAEYSFEEAKRRNYDTVVAIHKSNILKQTDGVFLEEVHKVGENYPDIDIWEYHIDNIAQQLIKNPQNFNNKILLSTNLFMDVISEECSALIGSIGLIYSANIGDNFAMFEPAHGSSPKYKGQDKVDPVATILAGAWMLDYLDEKKQAQAIFNAVENVIEEGKYITYDLGGSAKLSEMANRIAEFTEKELEKL; from the coding sequence ATGAGTAAAAAAGCAGCAGTAATAAAAGGTGATGGAGTAGGTCCTGAACTTGTAGAAGCGATGATGAAAGTAGTAAACGCAGCAAAAACCAATGTAGAATTTGTACCCTGTGAAGCAGGAGCAAGATGGTGGGAAGAAAATGGCGGCAACACGCTGATTCCTGATGAAACATGGAATGTTCTTGAGAACGCTGATGCCTGTTTCAAAGGTCCAACCACAACACCCGGTGGTATAGGAACTCCTAAAAGTGTAGCTGTGTCCATTAGACAAAGATACAACCTCTATGCAAATGTACGCCCGACCAAGACATTTCCAAACACCAATGCACCTCTTGGAGATGTGGATTTTGTCTGTGTAAGAGAAGCCACAGAAGGTCTTTATTTTGGTGAAGAAGCAAAAATTACCGAAGATGCGCACATAGCAATAAGAAAAGTCACAAGGACTGCATGCAGAAAAATTGCAGAATACTCTTTTGAAGAAGCAAAAAGACGTAACTACGATACAGTCGTAGCTATTCATAAAAGCAACATCCTGAAACAAACAGATGGTGTATTCTTAGAGGAAGTCCACAAAGTAGGTGAAAATTATCCAGACATTGATATATGGGAATATCACATCGACAACATCGCCCAGCAGTTGATAAAGAACCCCCAGAACTTCAACAACAAGATACTGCTTTCCACCAACCTGTTTATGGACGTAATAAGTGAGGAATGTTCAGCCCTTATAGGAAGTATAGGTCTTATTTATTCTGCCAATATCGGAGACAATTTCGCCATGTTTGAACCCGCTCATGGGTCATCTCCAAAATACAAGGGACAGGATAAAGTCGACCCTGTAGCAACCATACTTGCAGGAGCATGGATGCTTGATTATCTCGACGAGAAAAAACAGGCACAAGCAATTTTCAATGCTGTTGAAAATGTAATTGAAGAAGGAAAATATATAACCTACGACCTTGGAGGCAGTGCAAAACTCAGTGAAATGGCAAACAGAATCGCTGAATTTACAGAAAAAGAGCTGGAAAAACTTTAA
- a CDS encoding uroporphyrinogen decarboxylase family protein, with translation MSTRMTPPERMAAVMSGQKPDRVPVVPFILGYAANITGISLGDFYADGDKCFDAQFASMRLHGYEQTPMYGYASCGAWELGGKIGFPYRKGQGAPYVEEHPVNTVEDVENLKVPDFRNELPGAYKEADKVASKCAERGMPVTVQIGSVFTAASVVAETSKFFNWIVTKPDVVHQILDKVSDMFINAIDYFADKYGPKTLLPFDGGPSESNTMISSKMFEEFAYPYVKKIHDHVNERGIPAVLMHPCADQNANIPYYVKMREENDWSSKYVWLFGPETSIKTQIDAFGDHDIICGNINPPLFQSSTYEETLEICRENIEEGMNAPNGYILSAGCEFPPNAAPIKVMAMVDAAEMYGKYS, from the coding sequence ATGAGTACAAGAATGACTCCGCCCGAACGCATGGCAGCCGTCATGTCCGGGCAAAAACCTGACCGTGTACCTGTGGTTCCTTTTATTCTTGGGTATGCGGCAAATATAACAGGAATCTCACTTGGAGATTTCTATGCAGACGGAGACAAGTGTTTTGATGCACAGTTTGCATCCATGCGCCTTCATGGTTATGAACAGACACCAATGTATGGGTATGCTTCATGTGGAGCATGGGAATTAGGTGGTAAAATTGGTTTTCCATATCGAAAGGGTCAGGGGGCTCCCTATGTAGAGGAACATCCAGTAAATACAGTTGAAGATGTAGAAAACCTAAAAGTGCCTGATTTTAGAAATGAATTACCTGGCGCTTATAAAGAAGCTGATAAAGTTGCATCCAAATGTGCAGAACGCGGAATGCCTGTAACAGTACAGATAGGTAGTGTATTTACTGCTGCATCGGTGGTTGCTGAAACATCTAAATTTTTTAATTGGATAGTGACAAAACCCGATGTTGTGCACCAGATTCTCGATAAGGTAAGTGATATGTTTATCAATGCTATTGATTATTTTGCAGATAAATATGGTCCAAAAACTCTACTACCATTTGACGGGGGTCCATCTGAATCAAATACCATGATATCATCAAAAATGTTTGAAGAATTTGCCTACCCCTACGTGAAAAAAATACATGACCATGTAAATGAACGTGGGATTCCAGCGGTTCTGATGCATCCATGTGCAGACCAGAACGCCAACATTCCCTATTATGTCAAAATGAGGGAAGAAAATGATTGGTCAAGTAAATATGTCTGGTTATTTGGACCAGAAACATCTATAAAAACACAAATAGATGCATTCGGTGACCACGATATAATCTGTGGCAACATAAATCCACCGCTATTTCAAAGTAGCACCTACGAAGAAACTCTGGAAATTTGCCGCGAAAACATCGAAGAGGGTATGAATGCTCCAAACGGTTATATATTGTCAGCTGGTTGTGAATTCCCACCAAACGCTGCCCCGATTAAAGTAATGGCAATGGTTGATGCAGCAGAGATGTATGGAAAATACAGCTAA
- the purB gene encoding adenylosuccinate lyase translates to MAIHPIEYRYGTEEMKYVWSEENRLYKIMNVEVALARAEADVGLIPQDAADKIAKSIDSVKLERVKEIEDEINHDMMAVVLGISEQCPDDSGKWVHFGATSNDMLDTATGLQIKDAVEILESKLNNLMQALVNQAEKHKDKVCAGRTHGQIGVPTTYGLRFAIWASEISRHLERLTQMKPRVLVGQMTGAVGTQAAFGKKGIELQKKAMEYLGLRSVDVSNQIIQRDRHAEFVMWMANVATTLDKIGIEIRTLQRSEIAEVEESFGKKQVGSSTMPHKRNPIKSEQICGLARIIRSMIEPELRNNTLWDERDLTNSSSERIVFPESCVLTDHIIKLGTGIVENLRFYPENIHHNLELLKGLNMGEAVMIELAKKGAGRQNAHEIVRRNAMEAHESGRHLKDVLLEDSEVSQYLDDEEIVQLVDPYKYIGTAVEQVDAVVEKLKKE, encoded by the coding sequence ATGGCAATCCATCCAATTGAATACCGCTATGGAACAGAAGAGATGAAATACGTTTGGAGTGAAGAAAACCGCCTCTACAAAATCATGAATGTAGAAGTCGCCCTTGCCAGAGCCGAGGCTGATGTAGGGCTCATACCACAAGATGCTGCAGATAAAATAGCAAAAAGCATTGATTCTGTTAAACTTGAACGTGTCAAGGAAATCGAAGATGAAATTAATCATGATATGATGGCAGTTGTGCTTGGTATTTCAGAACAATGTCCAGATGATTCCGGTAAATGGGTTCATTTTGGAGCAACATCCAATGACATGCTGGATACTGCAACAGGTTTGCAGATAAAAGATGCAGTGGAAATACTTGAGAGTAAACTTAACAATTTGATGCAAGCTCTTGTAAATCAGGCAGAAAAACATAAAGATAAAGTTTGTGCAGGTCGCACCCACGGACAGATAGGAGTTCCCACAACTTATGGATTAAGATTTGCAATCTGGGCTTCTGAAATTTCACGCCATCTTGAGCGTCTGACACAGATGAAACCCCGGGTACTTGTAGGACAGATGACCGGCGCCGTCGGTACTCAGGCTGCTTTTGGTAAAAAAGGCATTGAATTACAGAAAAAAGCAATGGAATATCTTGGTCTAAGGTCAGTAGATGTCTCAAACCAGATTATCCAGAGAGACAGACACGCAGAATTTGTTATGTGGATGGCTAATGTTGCTACAACTCTGGATAAAATCGGTATAGAAATACGTACCCTTCAAAGGAGTGAAATAGCAGAAGTAGAGGAAAGTTTTGGTAAAAAACAGGTTGGTTCATCAACCATGCCGCATAAACGAAACCCCATAAAATCCGAACAGATATGCGGACTTGCCCGTATCATAAGATCTATGATAGAGCCAGAACTCAGAAACAACACCCTTTGGGATGAAAGAGACCTTACCAATTCATCATCTGAAAGGATTGTATTTCCTGAATCCTGCGTGCTTACAGACCATATAATAAAACTTGGTACTGGTATTGTTGAAAACCTCAGATTTTATCCAGAAAACATCCACCACAACCTTGAACTACTTAAAGGTCTCAATATGGGAGAAGCAGTAATGATAGAACTTGCCAAAAAGGGTGCCGGCAGACAAAACGCCCACGAAATTGTGCGAAGAAATGCAATGGAAGCACATGAAAGCGGCAGACATTTAAAAGACGTTCTGCTGGAAGATTCAGAAGTTTCACAATATCTTGACGACGAAGAAATTGTACAGCTTGTAGACCCTTACAAGTATATAGGTACTGCTGTAGAACAGGTAGATGCTGTTGTAGAAAAACTGAAAAAAGAATAA
- the uvrA gene encoding excinuclease ABC subunit UvrA, whose protein sequence is MSLNSIIIRGAKEHNLNNIDVTLPRDKFIVITGLSGSGKSSLAFDTIYAEGQRRYVESLSAYARQFLGLMEKPDVEYIEGLSPAISIEQNTTNKNPRSTVGTVTEIYDYFRLLFARIGKRHCPYCGRRIEPQSIDQIVDNIMNLPHKSKIYILSPIIRERKGEYKKLFTDLQSEGYSRVRVDGDVVSLDETDELELGRYQKHNIEIVVDRLVIKEGIEDRLSEAVETAIEKSGGTVMINVVDGEEQIFSEKLACSECGIGFEELEPPAFSFNSPQGACPECHGLGTTMEFDPELIVPNPNLTLHQGAVEPWSKRDGYHMQSLESLADHYGFSMDVPYKDLDSNIKKIIMYGTNEKIPLEHVGKRGGVWKRRGRFRGVVSYLSRVYNKTESENTKDKLNKYISNKPCPECNGKRLKPEVLAVTIDDNNIIDITEKSVENSHHFFEKLETKLDSREYAIARMILKEITSRLGFLMDVGLDYLTLSRSASTLSGGEAQRIRLATQIGSSLMGVLYILDEPSIGLHQRDNIRLINTLKHLRDLGNTVLVVEHDEETILNSDHVVDMGPGAGIHGGNVISEGTPEEIREDETSLTGQYLSKKKDIEVPEKRRESMYSLSLVGAGENNLKNVDVDIPLGVMLCVTGVSGSGKSTLINDTLHKVLAQKLHRAKEKPGTYKDIKGLENVDKVITIDQSPIGRTPRSNPATYTNVFTPIRELFAQTPLARARGYKPGRFSFNIRGGRCETCSGDGIITIEMHFLPDVHVQCEVCNGKRYNRETLDILYKGKTISDVLEMTVEEALEFFENIPKIKKRLQTLYDVGLGYIKLGQSSTTLSGGEAQRVKLASELSRRSTGNTLYILDEPTTGLHFEDVKRLLSVLQRLVDAGNTVIVIEHNLDVIKTADWLIDLGPEGGEHGGRVIAEGTPETVAKTNGSYTGEFLNRMLE, encoded by the coding sequence ATGTCATTAAACAGTATAATTATCAGGGGAGCAAAAGAACACAACCTGAACAACATCGATGTCACACTTCCAAGAGACAAATTCATTGTTATAACAGGTCTTAGCGGTTCTGGCAAGTCGTCTCTTGCATTTGATACTATATATGCGGAAGGTCAGAGGCGCTATGTTGAATCACTGTCAGCCTACGCTCGCCAGTTTCTTGGATTGATGGAAAAACCTGATGTAGAATATATTGAGGGGCTCTCTCCTGCCATTTCAATTGAACAAAATACCACAAACAAAAACCCGCGGTCAACAGTAGGAACTGTCACAGAAATATATGATTATTTCAGACTGTTGTTTGCCAGAATCGGTAAAAGACACTGTCCTTATTGCGGCAGAAGAATCGAGCCACAGAGTATAGACCAGATAGTGGACAACATAATGAATCTCCCTCATAAAAGCAAGATATACATATTAAGTCCCATCATTAGAGAACGAAAGGGTGAATACAAAAAGTTGTTTACTGATTTGCAGTCAGAAGGATATTCCAGAGTAAGAGTTGATGGGGATGTTGTATCACTGGATGAAACCGATGAACTGGAGCTTGGGCGTTACCAGAAACACAATATAGAAATAGTGGTTGACAGATTGGTTATAAAAGAGGGAATTGAAGACCGTCTTTCTGAAGCTGTAGAAACAGCAATTGAGAAAAGTGGCGGCACAGTGATGATAAATGTTGTAGATGGCGAAGAGCAGATATTTAGTGAAAAACTTGCCTGTTCTGAATGCGGAATCGGATTTGAAGAACTGGAGCCTCCGGCGTTTTCATTTAATAGCCCTCAGGGAGCATGTCCCGAATGTCATGGACTGGGTACAACAATGGAATTCGACCCTGAACTTATAGTTCCAAATCCGAATCTCACTCTACATCAGGGAGCGGTTGAACCCTGGAGCAAACGAGACGGATACCATATGCAGTCTCTTGAGTCACTTGCAGACCATTATGGATTTTCTATGGATGTGCCGTACAAAGACTTGGATTCCAATATCAAAAAAATAATCATGTATGGTACAAATGAAAAAATACCTCTTGAGCATGTCGGAAAACGTGGTGGTGTATGGAAACGGAGAGGACGTTTTCGCGGAGTTGTTTCTTATCTGTCCCGTGTTTATAATAAAACAGAATCTGAAAATACAAAGGATAAACTAAACAAGTATATAAGCAATAAGCCATGCCCTGAATGTAATGGTAAACGTTTAAAGCCTGAAGTTCTTGCAGTAACCATTGATGATAACAATATAATAGATATAACTGAAAAATCTGTTGAGAATTCACACCACTTTTTTGAAAAACTTGAAACAAAACTGGATTCGCGTGAATATGCCATAGCTCGCATGATATTAAAAGAAATAACATCCAGACTTGGTTTCCTCATGGATGTAGGTTTGGATTATCTGACACTTAGCAGATCTGCATCTACCCTTTCAGGGGGAGAAGCCCAGAGGATAAGGCTTGCTACCCAGATTGGTTCAAGTCTTATGGGTGTGCTCTATATCCTTGATGAACCAAGTATAGGTCTGCATCAAAGGGACAATATACGCCTTATTAATACACTTAAACACCTCAGGGATCTTGGAAATACGGTATTGGTTGTAGAACATGATGAAGAAACAATTCTAAATTCTGACCATGTTGTTGATATGGGTCCCGGTGCGGGGATACATGGTGGTAATGTAATATCTGAAGGAACACCTGAAGAAATCAGAGAAGATGAAACCTCACTTACAGGACAGTACTTGAGCAAAAAGAAGGATATAGAAGTACCAGAAAAAAGACGAGAATCCATGTACAGCTTATCACTTGTTGGAGCAGGAGAAAACAATCTAAAAAATGTAGATGTAGATATACCACTGGGGGTCATGTTGTGTGTGACCGGTGTATCGGGCTCAGGAAAGAGCACACTTATAAACGATACTCTTCATAAGGTACTTGCCCAGAAACTCCATCGTGCAAAAGAAAAACCCGGAACATATAAAGATATAAAGGGTCTGGAAAATGTAGATAAAGTTATAACCATCGATCAGTCGCCCATTGGACGCACTCCAAGGTCTAATCCTGCAACATATACCAATGTATTCACACCAATAAGAGAATTGTTTGCACAAACACCACTTGCCCGTGCAAGAGGTTATAAACCGGGAAGGTTTAGTTTTAATATTCGTGGTGGAAGATGTGAAACCTGTTCAGGTGACGGTATAATAACTATTGAAATGCATTTCCTGCCTGATGTCCATGTACAGTGTGAGGTGTGTAATGGTAAACGGTACAACAGAGAAACACTGGATATATTATACAAGGGTAAAACAATATCAGATGTCCTTGAAATGACCGTTGAAGAGGCACTGGAATTTTTTGAAAATATACCCAAGATTAAAAAACGATTGCAGACCCTTTATGATGTAGGTCTTGGTTATATCAAACTTGGTCAGTCATCAACTACACTCTCAGGTGGAGAAGCCCAAAGGGTTAAACTTGCATCTGAACTTAGCAGACGTTCAACAGGGAATACCTTATATATTCTTGATGAACCAACTACTGGTCTGCATTTTGAGGATGTAAAAAGATTGCTTTCAGTCCTCCAGAGACTGGTTGATGCAGGAAACACGGTTATTGTAATTGAACATAACTTGGATGTAATCAAAACAGCAGACTGGTTAATTGATCTTGGTCCGGAAGGCGGTGAACATGGAGGTAGAGTAATTGCAGAGGGGACACCTGAAACAGTGGCAAAGACCAATGGGTCATATACAGGTGAATTTTTAAACCGCATGCTTGAATAA